The Deltaproteobacteria bacterium genomic sequence GCTTGGTCGCACCGCCGAAGCTGATGAGAGCTTCCGGCGTGCCACGGCGCTGGCCCCGGGCCTGCGCGACGCCTGGTACTCGTATGCGCGGTTTCTCTTCTCGGTCCAGCGGTACGCGGAGTCGGCGCACGCCTACGAGGAGTCGGCCCGGCGAAATCCGGACGACTACGATGCGTTGCTGCTCCTTGCCATGCCGTACCAGAGGATGGGTGACGACGCGAAGGCGCAAACGGCGCAGAAGCGCGCTCTCGAGGCGGCGGATCGCGTCCTGCGCAACGACCCCGATGACGTTCGCGCGCTCTATCTCTCGGGCGCCGCGCTGATTTCGCTCGGCGAACGGCAGAAGGGTACCGACCGTCTGGAGCAGGCGATCGCGATCCGGCCGAACGATTTCGCGGTCCTCTACAACGCGGCCTGCAGCTTCGCCATCGCTGGCAACGCCAAAAGGGCCCTCGACATGCTCGACCGTGCCGTCGGCACCGGACGGGGGTTTCGCGCCTGGATCGAGAACGACCCCGATCTCGACAGCCTTCGCAAGCTGCCCCGCTTCCAGCAAATCGTCGCGCGCCTGCCGCCCTGAGCGACGCGCTTACTTGTCGACCTTCTTCTCCTCGCGGACCACGTCGCCCTGCGCGTCCTTCTCCTTGGTCTCTGTAGTCGTGGTCTTCGCAGCCGCGCTTGGACGCTTGTGTTCGACGGTAGTCTCGGTCTTGCTGACGGTGCCACCGCCGGCGCGGGCCCGGGCCTTCGAGCGCACCTTGGTCTTGTGGGTCGTCTTGCCGGCGGTCCGCTCCTTGTCGATGCTGACGTCGTTCTTGTCCTTCTTCACTTCGACCTTCTCGTCGCCGCGCGCAGCCGACGCGAGGACGAGGGCCGCAAGCGCAGATGAGATCGCCTTCATGGGTGGCTCCTTTGCTGACCGATCGGACAACCTGTAGACGGGTGGCCGGGCGTACAACGCTCGAGCGCCCGCCTGTCCGGGGGCCGCGGGCGGCGCCCTTGGCGGCGACCTGCTACGATCTCGCCCTGCCGTGAAAGCGCTCCTCCTCGTCGACATCCAAAACGACTTCCTGGCCGGCGGCGCGCTCGCTGTCCGCCGTGGCGACGAAGTGGTTCCCGTGGCCAACCGGGTGCAGGCGCGCTTCGATCTGGTCGTCGCGACGCAGGACTGGCATCCGTCGGGTCATGGCAGTTTCGCCTCGCGGTATCCCGGGCGGAAACCGGGCGAATTGTCCGAGCTGGGCGGCCTCCCGCAGGTCCTCTGGCCCGATCACTGCGTGCAAGGCTCACTGGGTGCCGCGTTCGCGCCGGGCCTGGCGATGAACCGCGTGGAGACGATCTTCCGCAAGGGGACCGATCCAGGCATCGACAGCTACAGCGGCTTCTTCGACAACGGCCACCGCAAGTCGACCGGGCTCGGCGACTACCTGAAAGGGCGCGGAGCCGCCGACGTCTACGTGCTCGGCCTCGCGACGGACTACTGCGTGAAGTTCACCGCGCTCGATGCACGCCAGCTCGGCTTCCGCACCTTCCTCGTCGAAGATGGCAGCCGCGGCGTCGAGCTCGCACCGGGCGACGTCGCGCGCGCCATCGCCGACATGCGGGCGGCCGGCGTGCAGGTGGTCCGCAGCAGCGACCTGCGGTGACGGGTGGCGGAGTCGCACGCAAAGCGTTAGGGTTCCGGCCCTCCCGCGAAAGGAGGTCTGTGATGACGTTGCGAATTGGTGATGAGGCGCCGAACTTCACGGCGCAGACGACCCAGGGCCCGATCGATTTTCACCAGTGGATCGGGAACCAATGGGCGATCCTCTTCTCCCACCCGAAGGACTTCACGCCGGTGTGCACCACCGAGCTCGGCTACATGGCGAAGATCAAGCCCGAGTTCGACAAGCGCAACACCAAGATCATCGGGCTCAGCGTGGACTCGGTGGAAGACCACAAGCGCTGGGCGAATGACATCGAAGAGACGCAGGGCGCCGCGCCGAACTACCCGGTGATCGGCGACGC encodes the following:
- the pncA gene encoding bifunctional nicotinamidase/pyrazinamidase → MKALLLVDIQNDFLAGGALAVRRGDEVVPVANRVQARFDLVVATQDWHPSGHGSFASRYPGRKPGELSELGGLPQVLWPDHCVQGSLGAAFAPGLAMNRVETIFRKGTDPGIDSYSGFFDNGHRKSTGLGDYLKGRGAADVYVLGLATDYCVKFTALDARQLGFRTFLVEDGSRGVELAPGDVARAIADMRAAGVQVVRSSDLR